The window CAAATTTATTTCTTTCGACAGGGAAAAAGGTATTCTGGAATGCCAGTCGGGAGTAAGCCTGGAGGATGTGCTGGAAGTGATAGTACCTGCTGGCTGGTTTTTGCCTGTTACGCCAGGCACAAAATTTATTACCGTTGGCGGAGCGGTAGCTTCTGATGTGCATGGCAAGAATCACCATACGGAAGGCTCTTTCTGTAACTATGTGCTGGAGCTAAGCCTTATTAACAGCAGCGGTGAGCTGGTGGTCTGCAGCCGCCAGCAAAATGATAAGCTATTCAATACCACTTGTGGAGGTATGGGTTTAACCGGTGTTATTACCCAGGTCAGCTTTCAGCTCAAAAAAATTGAGACTGCTTATATAAAGCAAACGCAGCTAAAGGCTGCTAACCTCAAAGAAGTGTTCAGGCTATTTGAGCAGTACCGCCACACCACCTATACAGTTGCCTGGATTGATTGCCTGCAAAGTGGTAAAGCCCTTGGCAGGAGTATTCTGATGCTGGGAGAGCATGCCAGCCTGCAGGAATTACCCTCCCGGTTGCAGCAGGCACCGCTGCAGCATTCTGAAAAGACCAGGCTTAGCATACCCTTCAACTTTCCTTCTTTTGCGCTAAACAGCTACTCTATAAAGGCCTTCAATTTTGCTTATTATCACAAATTAAGAAAGCAGGAGCAGAGCAGCCTAGTGGATTACGATACTTTTTTTTATCCCCTGGATTTTGTACACCACTGGAACCGCATGTATGGCCCCAAAGGATTTGTGCAATATCAGTT of the Flammeovirgaceae bacterium 311 genome contains:
- a CDS encoding FAD linked oxidase domain-containing protein (COG0277 FAD/FMN-containing dehydrogenases) — protein: MKKQIANWGQYPLLEADELHFREEEEAAAIISRSSALIARGNGRCYGDASLADTVISTTRYNKFISFDREKGILECQSGVSLEDVLEVIVPAGWFLPVTPGTKFITVGGAVASDVHGKNHHTEGSFCNYVLELSLINSSGELVVCSRQQNDKLFNTTCGGMGLTGVITQVSFQLKKIETAYIKQTQLKAANLKEVFRLFEQYRHTTYTVAWIDCLQSGKALGRSILMLGEHASLQELPSRLQQAPLQHSEKTRLSIPFNFPSFALNSYSIKAFNFAYYHKLRKQEQSSLVDYDTFFYPLDFVHHWNRMYGPKGFVQYQFVLPMESSYEGLTTILQRISQKGMGSFLAVLKMFGQQEQGLISFPMEGYTLALDFPVCDTLFPFLDELDELVHALGGRIYLSKDARMKPSMFLRGYPGAGDFIRNLESFDPDHKFISLQRKRLAIPA